Proteins from a genomic interval of Haemorhous mexicanus isolate bHaeMex1 chromosome Z, bHaeMex1.pri, whole genome shotgun sequence:
- the LOC132322158 gene encoding uncharacterized protein LOC132322158 isoform X3: MPRGRAWTQAEVSSLLSLVRRSGEAALLMASTSRPNEALWREICRGLATAGYGRTVAQCRSKWKALKQAFHSERETRQRAGHHSSRPPPHYRVMKSIWKAAGRPVFGERRMPDVVKLPSRRHRSALATCSPSSPEPPEHDVDGDSSSTLLSPMLLCAKDEPESPAGGEHIAGVPPTTSAMPHTSCCVSPLSLLGCHTDLKQEGAEGKANFPGETSLGTGGGNQVLPLAAAATGSHGTAAMSEQPAAGSGVAGLLQNVQQLLVQILQTSRQQQALLESLASDTVSHLHILSHSLVQVGETLHQLLLRPQTHPGPLGHYVPHVPLFEDGSRVPCSPGTPHTSSDHKEEPQLSSDARCISP, encoded by the exons ATGCCCCGCGGGCGAGCCTGGACGCAGGCGGAGGTCAGCAGCCTCCTGTCGCTGGTGCGGCGCTCGGGGGAGGCCGCGCTGCTCATGGCCTCCACGTCGCGACCCAACGAGGCGCTCTGGCGGGAGATCTGCCGGGGACTGGCGACGGCCGGCTACGGGCGCACCGTGGCCCAGTGCCGCTCCAAGTGGAAGGCGCTCAAGCAGGCTTTCCACTCGGAGCGGGAGACGCGCCAGAGGGCAGGACACCACTCGTCCCGGCCGCCGCCGCACTACCGAGTCATGAAGAGCATCTGGAAGGCTGCCGGGCGGCCCGTCTTTGGCGAACGGAGGATGCCAG ATGTGGTGAAGCTGCCCTCCAGAAGGCACAGGTCAGCCCTTGCCACATGCTCTCCATCTTCACCAGAGCCACCAG AGCACGACGTTGACGGGGACAGCTCCAGCACACTGCTGTCACCGATGCTGCTGTGTGCGAAGGACGAGCCAGAGAGTC cagctggtgggGAACACATTGCTGGAGTGCCACCCACAACCTCTGCCATGCCAC ACACCAGTTGCTGCgtctctcccctctccctcctgg GCTGTCACACTGACCTGAAGCAAGAAGGAGCTGAGGGAAAGGCCA ATTTTCCTGGTGAGACATCCCTGGGGACGGGAGGAGGAAACCAAGTGCTGccactggctgctgcagccacaggctcCCACGGGACAGCAGCCATGagtgagcagccagcagcag GGTCTGGCGTGGCAGGCTTGCTCCAGAATGTCCAGCAACTGCTGGTGCAGATCCTGCAGACATCgcggcagcagcaggcactACTGGAGAGCCTGGCCAGTGACACCGTCTCCCACCTCCACATCCTCTCCCACAGCCTCGTGCAGGTGGGCGAGACCCTGCACCAACTCCTTCTCCGGCCACAGACCCATCCTGGCCCCCTTGGCCACTATGTCCCCCACGTGCCCCTTTTCGAGGATGGCTCCAGagtgccctgctcccctggtACTCCTCACACTTCCTCGGATCACAAGGAGGAGCCTCAGCTGTCTTCTGATGCCAGGTGCATCTCCCCCTGA
- the LOC132322158 gene encoding uncharacterized protein LOC132322158 isoform X1, with amino-acid sequence MPRGRAWTQAEVSSLLSLVRRSGEAALLMASTSRPNEALWREICRGLATAGYGRTVAQCRSKWKALKQAFHSERETRQRAGHHSSRPPPHYRVMKSIWKAAGRPVFGERRMPDVVKLPSRRHRSALATCSPSSPEPPEHDVDGDSSSTLLSPMLLCAKDEPESPAGGEHIAGVPPTTSAMPHTSCCVSPLSLLGCHTDLKQEGAEGKANFPGETSLGTGGGNQVLPLAAAATGSHGTAAMSEQPAAGEDASDASLHGSGVAGLLQNVQQLLVQILQTSRQQQALLESLASDTVSHLHILSHSLVQVGETLHQLLLRPQTHPGPLGHYVPHVPLFEDGSRVPCSPGTPHTSSDHKEEPQLSSDARCISP; translated from the exons ATGCCCCGCGGGCGAGCCTGGACGCAGGCGGAGGTCAGCAGCCTCCTGTCGCTGGTGCGGCGCTCGGGGGAGGCCGCGCTGCTCATGGCCTCCACGTCGCGACCCAACGAGGCGCTCTGGCGGGAGATCTGCCGGGGACTGGCGACGGCCGGCTACGGGCGCACCGTGGCCCAGTGCCGCTCCAAGTGGAAGGCGCTCAAGCAGGCTTTCCACTCGGAGCGGGAGACGCGCCAGAGGGCAGGACACCACTCGTCCCGGCCGCCGCCGCACTACCGAGTCATGAAGAGCATCTGGAAGGCTGCCGGGCGGCCCGTCTTTGGCGAACGGAGGATGCCAG ATGTGGTGAAGCTGCCCTCCAGAAGGCACAGGTCAGCCCTTGCCACATGCTCTCCATCTTCACCAGAGCCACCAG AGCACGACGTTGACGGGGACAGCTCCAGCACACTGCTGTCACCGATGCTGCTGTGTGCGAAGGACGAGCCAGAGAGTC cagctggtgggGAACACATTGCTGGAGTGCCACCCACAACCTCTGCCATGCCAC ACACCAGTTGCTGCgtctctcccctctccctcctgg GCTGTCACACTGACCTGAAGCAAGAAGGAGCTGAGGGAAAGGCCA ATTTTCCTGGTGAGACATCCCTGGGGACGGGAGGAGGAAACCAAGTGCTGccactggctgctgcagccacaggctcCCACGGGACAGCAGCCATGagtgagcagccagcagcaggtgaAGATGCATCAGATGCAAGTCTGCATG GGTCTGGCGTGGCAGGCTTGCTCCAGAATGTCCAGCAACTGCTGGTGCAGATCCTGCAGACATCgcggcagcagcaggcactACTGGAGAGCCTGGCCAGTGACACCGTCTCCCACCTCCACATCCTCTCCCACAGCCTCGTGCAGGTGGGCGAGACCCTGCACCAACTCCTTCTCCGGCCACAGACCCATCCTGGCCCCCTTGGCCACTATGTCCCCCACGTGCCCCTTTTCGAGGATGGCTCCAGagtgccctgctcccctggtACTCCTCACACTTCCTCGGATCACAAGGAGGAGCCTCAGCTGTCTTCTGATGCCAGGTGCATCTCCCCCTGA
- the LOC132322158 gene encoding uncharacterized protein LOC132322158 isoform X2, whose amino-acid sequence MPRGRAWTQAEVSSLLSLVRRSGEAALLMASTSRPNEALWREICRGLATAGYGRTVAQCRSKWKALKQAFHSERETRQRAGHHSSRPPPHYRVMKSIWKAAGRPVFGERRMPDVVKLPSRRHRSALATCSPSSPEPPEHDVDGDSSSTLLSPMLLCAKDEPESPGGEHIAGVPPTTSAMPHTSCCVSPLSLLGCHTDLKQEGAEGKANFPGETSLGTGGGNQVLPLAAAATGSHGTAAMSEQPAAGEDASDASLHGSGVAGLLQNVQQLLVQILQTSRQQQALLESLASDTVSHLHILSHSLVQVGETLHQLLLRPQTHPGPLGHYVPHVPLFEDGSRVPCSPGTPHTSSDHKEEPQLSSDARCISP is encoded by the exons ATGCCCCGCGGGCGAGCCTGGACGCAGGCGGAGGTCAGCAGCCTCCTGTCGCTGGTGCGGCGCTCGGGGGAGGCCGCGCTGCTCATGGCCTCCACGTCGCGACCCAACGAGGCGCTCTGGCGGGAGATCTGCCGGGGACTGGCGACGGCCGGCTACGGGCGCACCGTGGCCCAGTGCCGCTCCAAGTGGAAGGCGCTCAAGCAGGCTTTCCACTCGGAGCGGGAGACGCGCCAGAGGGCAGGACACCACTCGTCCCGGCCGCCGCCGCACTACCGAGTCATGAAGAGCATCTGGAAGGCTGCCGGGCGGCCCGTCTTTGGCGAACGGAGGATGCCAG ATGTGGTGAAGCTGCCCTCCAGAAGGCACAGGTCAGCCCTTGCCACATGCTCTCCATCTTCACCAGAGCCACCAG AGCACGACGTTGACGGGGACAGCTCCAGCACACTGCTGTCACCGATGCTGCTGTGTGCGAAGGACGAGCCAGAGAGTC ctggtgggGAACACATTGCTGGAGTGCCACCCACAACCTCTGCCATGCCAC ACACCAGTTGCTGCgtctctcccctctccctcctgg GCTGTCACACTGACCTGAAGCAAGAAGGAGCTGAGGGAAAGGCCA ATTTTCCTGGTGAGACATCCCTGGGGACGGGAGGAGGAAACCAAGTGCTGccactggctgctgcagccacaggctcCCACGGGACAGCAGCCATGagtgagcagccagcagcaggtgaAGATGCATCAGATGCAAGTCTGCATG GGTCTGGCGTGGCAGGCTTGCTCCAGAATGTCCAGCAACTGCTGGTGCAGATCCTGCAGACATCgcggcagcagcaggcactACTGGAGAGCCTGGCCAGTGACACCGTCTCCCACCTCCACATCCTCTCCCACAGCCTCGTGCAGGTGGGCGAGACCCTGCACCAACTCCTTCTCCGGCCACAGACCCATCCTGGCCCCCTTGGCCACTATGTCCCCCACGTGCCCCTTTTCGAGGATGGCTCCAGagtgccctgctcccctggtACTCCTCACACTTCCTCGGATCACAAGGAGGAGCCTCAGCTGTCTTCTGATGCCAGGTGCATCTCCCCCTGA
- the LOC132341932 gene encoding killer cell lectin-like receptor subfamily G member 1, with amino-acid sequence MEEAVMYADLRFPPTPAPQQQVRLPWCWAALSLGLLSLTLLLAQIILVSLSFHYLVQQQTSCTDDLWRIEESPNYRKQTLEGQCQFCPVGWLWDAGQCYYFSSVKKNWEQSREDCCSRGAQLVTIQANTTLAFLVRTANMDAFHVGLKQDGFRSEWKWLDGTTLEWIFPVQRYTRSFQACGRVSGLGLLGGACTDALRWVCKQSAATMQWLQSSPPAFLWGNTTYSCVRP; translated from the exons ATGGAAGAGGCTGTCATGTATGCCGACCTGCGCTTTCCCCCCACACCAG ctcctcagcagcaaGTGCgcctgccctggtgctgggcAGCCCTCAGCCTGGGTCTCCTCTCCCTGACACTCCTACTGGCACAGATCATCCTTGTCAGCCTGAGTTTCCACT ATTTAGTGCAACAACAAACAAGCTGCACAGATGATCTCTGGAGAATAGAGGAGAGCCCCAACTATAGGAAACAGACACTGGAAG GGCAATGCCAGTTTTGCCCAGTTGGCTGGCTCTGGGATGCGGGGCAGTGCTACTACTTCTCCTCTGTCAAAAAgaactgggagcagagcagagaggactgctgctccagaggggcACAGCTGGTCACCATCCAAGCCAACACCACCCTG GCGTTCCTGGTGCGCACAGCTAACATGGATGCCTTTCACGTGGGGCTGAAGCAGGATGGCTTCAGGTCTGAGTGGAAGTGGCTGGATGGCACCACACTGGAATG GATCTTCCCAGTCCAGCGCTACACCAGGTCTTTCCAGGCCTGTGGCAGGGTGTCAGGCTTGGGACTTTTAGGTGGTGCATGCACAGATGCCCTCAGATGGGTCTGCAAGCAGAGTGCAGCCACCATGCAGTGGCTCCAGTCCTCgcctcctgccttcctctgggGAAACACCACCTACAGCTGTGTGAGGCCCTGA
- the LOC132322190 gene encoding B-cell differentiation antigen CD72-like has translation MAQSVVYADLKFAARPPSTVPNDDDSPYENVPLGPVTAEPSPGRWTRPWRVPTALLVTSLLLLLLLLVAVVALGACHWQVTRSLQDSSREHMAEQGRLSQELRAQEQSLKQTQLELEWARGELQRAWREGNISQMELKSRNAELGHAQQELAVLQEEMQVVQGKLNTSERTVSSLRACVNTDCCPFGWVLFKSKCLYISVTNKTWEQSKEYCVRRFAQLLVQDEWTPLTVPYFVHASKAYYWIGGRLPYGARRPMWMDSERSSKHHTPYCWSLVNGEMWNQPCDKTYPWICEISPKLSSASETRPLFLAKD, from the exons ATGGCCCAGAGTGTGGTCTATGCCGACCTGAAGTTTGCAGCACGGCCCCCATCCACCGTGCCCAACGACGATGACAGTCCGTACGAGAACGTGCCGCTGGGACCGgtgacagcagagcccagcccag GGCGCTGGACACGGCCGTGGCGCGTCCCCACAGCGCTGCTGGTaaccagcctgctcctgctgctgctgctgctggtggccgtggtggccctgggggCCTGCC acTGGCAGGTCACCCGCAGCCTACAGGACTCCTCCCGTGAGCACATGGCCGAGCAGGGCCGCCTGTCACAAGAGCTGAgggcccaggagcagagcctgaagCAGACACAATTGGAGCTGGAGTGGGCCAGAGGAGAGCTGCAGCGAGCGTGGCGTGAGGGCAACATCAGCCAGATGGAGCTGAAAAGcaggaatgcagagctggggcatgcccagcaggagctggctgtgttGCAGGAGGAGATGCAGGTGGTGCAGGGGAAGCTTAACACCAGTGAGAGGACAGTGAGCAGCCTACGTGCCTGCGTGAACACAG ATTGCTGCCCTTTTGGCTGGGTACTCTTCAAGAGCAAGTGTCTCTACATCTCAGTGACAAACAAGacctgggagcagagcaaggaATACTGTGTACGGAGATTTGCTCAGCTGCTAGTCCAAGATGAGTGGACACCACTGACAGTGCCG TATTTTGTGCATGCATCTAAGGCATACTACTGGATTGGAGGAAGACTTCCTTATGGGGCAAGGAGACCTATGTGGATGGACAGCGAACGTTCCTC GAAACACCACACTCCATACTGCTGGTCACTAGTTAATGGAGAAATGTGGAATCAGCCGTGTGACAAAACCTACCCATGGATCTGCGAGATATCCCCAAAGCTGAGCAGTGCATCTGAGACTCGTCCTCTTTTTCTGGCCAAGGACTGA
- the LOC132322271 gene encoding B-cell differentiation antigen CD72-like yields the protein MAQLYDDLRFAKVMGGRSMASQALEAAFGMNEAESPYESTQPALAGQDGDGAEPSPGRWSRRWCIPVGLLTTCLLLVATVALGACYWQVTHSLQDSSREHMAEQGRLSQELRAQEQSLEQTQLELAWAREELQRAWREGNISQMELDRLSLELRRVTGVLGRTEREMQEVQGRLNTSESTVALLRSCTAIDCCPSGWLLYRGKCLFISSEKKTWEDSRDECEKTYSQLLVTKSWSRWTVPTFLKNADVPYWIGLQKGSFPWYDYGWLEEEDPEGEGGAEAWFWVDGSLYERPWQSKSNGTCAIISHGSIKPAQCTGPSDLHLWICEKAAGPSRFPFK from the exons ATGGCCCAGCTTTATGATGACCTGAGGTTTGCCAAAGTGATGGGGGGCCGGagcatggccagccaggcaCTGGAGGCAG CCTTCGGCATGAATGAGGCAGAGAGCCCCTATGAGAGCACgcagccagcactggcagggcaggatggggacggagcagagcccagcccag GGCGCTGGTCCCGTCGGTGGTGCATCCCTGTGGGTCTGCTGACAACttgcctgctgctggtggccacTGTGGCTCTGGGGGCTTGCT actGGCAGGTcacccacagcctgcaggactCCTCTCGTGAGCACATGGCCGAGCAGGGCCGCCTGTCACAGGAGCTGAgggcccaggagcagagcctggagcagacaCAACTGGAGCTGGCGTGGGCCAGAGAAGAACTGCAGCGAGCGTGGCGTGAGGGCAACATCAGCCAGATGGAGCTGGACAGACTGAGCTTGGAGCTGCGTCGTGTCACGggtgtgctgggcaggacagagagggagatgcaggaggtgcaggggaGGCTCAACACCAGCGAGAGCACCGTGGCCCTCCTGCGCTCCTGCACAGCTATAG ATTGCTGCCCTTCGGGCTGGCTGCTATATAGGGGCAAGTGCCTCTTCATCTCCTCGGAGAAGAAGACATGGGAAGACAGCAGAGATGAGTGTGAGAAGACATATTCTCAGCTCCTGGTCACCAAATCCTGGAGTCGTTGGACTGTGCCG aCCTTCCTGAAGAATGCAGATGTCCCATACTGGATTGGATTGCAGAAGGGCAGTTTTCCCTGGTACGACTATGGCTGGCTGGAGGAAGAGGACCCAGAGGGCGAGGGAGGTGCAGAGGCCTGGTTCTGGGTGGATGGCTCCCTTTACGAAAG GCCGTGGCAGTCAAAATCGAATGGAACCTGTGCCATAATAAGCCATGGGAGCATCAAACCCGCCCAGTGCACTGGTCCCAGTGATCTGCACCTCTGGATCTGTgagaaggcagcagggccaAGCCGCTTCCCTTTCAAGTGA
- the TESK1 gene encoding dual specificity testis-specific protein kinase 1 — protein sequence MALRVLGGTDMEWEKLPRRPGEGEGEAAGPWPGCGRLRPSSYRALRSAVSTLARIDDFYCEKIGAGFFSEVFKVRHRQSGQIMVLKMNKLTSNRGNMLREVQLMNRLSHPNILRFMGVCVHQGQLHALTEYINGGNLEQLLDSPVPLSWSMRVKLALDIAHGLRYLHSKGIFHRDLTSKNCLVRCEASGYTAVVGDFGLAEKIPTYSEGSEKEPLAVVGSPYWMAPEVLRGEIYNEKADVFAYGIILCETIARVPADPDYLPRTEDFGLDVTTFRTMVGIDCPAAFLQLAFHCCSMEPTSRPSFLEITQCLESILQHQLGTEGARTTLFGIGESLPASGTAATLSGVARRSASHTEQSPLRELGTQHLQPDQRLSRSQSDMFPSKSPTLLWPLEPYSGARSKETSPRVNPFSQREDLKGGKIKLFDTPSKSVISLTFDLPPPAPLQLSSPVTPEPAVEVQCDFSAPTTSPRKCHSLPSSPELPHRGGLELGMGSSHPTDDPQPPSLLPPPAWRGASTPSSKAEEQMNCGPDSSEPPQPTPLPLSSNFIRTASSGTQAWQPDVRAPNGLLVNHNHMMVSKPLAWGSGLEHGFSELSISCAAALERAEHSPMLPGHSSGAMLEQDEVLPCPGCCLSPFSFSFASICHRPAPSPPRYQNLNCEAKSLICHDRGQHQKAPGPVLAEPSLKLPEAQS from the exons ATGGCGCTGAGGGTGCTCGGCGGGACCGACATGGAGTGGGAGAAGCTGCCGCGGCGGCCCGGGGAAGGCGagggggaggcggcggggccgtgGCCGGGCTGCGGGCGGCTGCGGCCCTCCTCGTACCGGGCGCTGCGCAGCGCCGTCTCCACCCTGGCGCGCATCGACGACTTCTACTGCGAGAAGATCGGGGCCGGCTTCTTCTCCGAGGTCTTCAAG GTGCGGCACCGCCAGTCGGGGCAGATCATGGTGCTGAAGATGAACAAGCTGACCAGTAACCGGGGCAACATGCTGCGGGAAGTGCAGCTCATGAACCGCCTCTCACACCCCAACATCCTCAG GTTCATGGGGGTGTGTGTGCACCAGGGACAGCTGCATGCACTGACGGAG TACATCAATGGCGGgaacctggagcagctgctggacagCCCTGTGCCCCTCTCCTGGTCCATGCGTGTCAAGCTGGCCCTCGACATCGCCCATGGCCTACGCTACCTGCactccaagggcattttccacCGTGACCTCACCTCCAAG AACTGCCTGGTGCGCTGCGAGGCCAGTGGCTACACAGCTGTAGTGGGTGACTTTGGCTTGGCAGAAAAGATCCCCACCTACAG TGAGGGCAGTGAGAAGGAGCCACTGGCCGTGGTGGGCTCCCCGTACTGGATGGCACCCGAGGTGCTGCGTGGGGAGATCTACAACGAGAAG gctgaTGTGTTTGCATACGGCATCATCCTGTGTGAGACCATCGCTCGTGTGCCAGCTGACCCCGACTACCTGCCCCGCACTGAG GATTTTGGTCTGGACGTCACCACTTTCCGCACCATGGTGGGAATTGACTGCCCAGCAGCCTTCCTCCAGCTGGCTtttcactgctgcagt ATGGAGCCCACCTCCCGCCCCTCATTCCTGGAAATCACGCAGTGCCTGGagagcatcctgcagcaccagctgggcACCGAGGGTGCCAGGACCACCCTGTTCGGCATCGGGGAGAGTCTGCCTGCATCTGGAACTGCAGCCACACTCAGTG GAGTGGCCAGGAGGTCAGCCAGCCACACCGAGCAGTCGCCCCTGCgtgagctggggacacagcacctgcagccagaCCAGCGCCTGTCCCGCAGCCAGTCTGACATGTTCCCTTCCAAGTCACCCACCCTGCTGTGGCCACTGGAGCCTTACAGCGGGGCCAGGTCCAAGGAGACGTCCCCCCGTGTCAACCCCTTCTCCCAGCGTGAAGACCTGAAGGGGGGGAAGATCAAGCTCTTTGATACGCCGAGCAAGTCGGTCATCTCTCTCACCTTCgacctgccaccccctgccccgctgcagctcagcagcccgGTGACGCCTGAGCCTGCCGTGGAGGTGCAGTGTGACTTCTCAGCACCCACCACCAGCCCCCGCAAGTGCCACTCTCTGCCCTCCTCTCCTGAGCTGCCCCACCGGGGGGGCCTGGAGCTGGGTATGGGGTCCTCTCATCCCACTGAcgacccccagcccccctccctccttcctcccccagcaTGGAGAGGAGCCTCCACCCCCAGCTCCAAGGCAGAGGAGCAGATGAACTGTGGCCCAGACAGCTCTGAGCCGCCGCAGCCCACCCCCCTGCCCCTCAGCAGCAACTTCATCCGCACCGCGTCCTCGGGCACACAGGCCTGGCAGCCAGACGTGCGGGCCCCCAACGGGCTCCTCGTCAACCACAACCACATGATGGTCAGCAAACCTCTGGCCTGGGGCAGCGGGCTGGAGCACGGCTTCTCtgagctcagcatctcctgtGCAGCGGCGTTGGAGCGGGCAGAGCACTCGCCCAtgctgcctgggcacagctctggtgccatgctggagcaggatgaagtgctgccctgccctggctgctgcctgagTCCCTTCAGCTTCAGCTTTGCCTCCATCTGCCACCGGCCAGCGCCCAGCCCGCCCCGCTACCAGAACCTCAACTGCGAGGCCAAAAGCCTCATCTGCCATGATCGGGGCCAACACCAGAAAGCCCCGGGGCCAGtgctggctgagcccagcctgaAGCTGCCGGAGGCACAGTCCTAG